The following are from one region of the Centroberyx gerrardi isolate f3 chromosome 16, fCenGer3.hap1.cur.20231027, whole genome shotgun sequence genome:
- the map7d3 gene encoding uncharacterized protein map7d3 isoform X1 produces MAEGATSLKGLRAQMAAAAQAQAEERRSLAGNSPGPTTNTSAKPQGSRPVIDGGALRIDDRLRVAKERRDEADKQQALRESQILERERKAKLQVERQMEERQKKVEEQRKKEEQRRSAVEEKRKQKQEEEKEHYEAVMRRTLERSQRVEQRQKRWSWGGLSTDSDGRTGDSDASASSPVAIVISPASPEKPQRKQQVDKRSTSTMNLKQPSEAGISKRLSSSSATLVKSPDKSAKRRSSSCNRLPSNGNAAQAAKEDSKKPQVEQTGPSLKKRSSSLTRVGVGRAQTPAKPDKGTTDDQASASPLHPTRGPLRSRSIDRQKSGMTTSASADGALDRSLKDKRFTSPGGQRPASPSSTLGRHRSPSPAPIPTPKRTPSPAATKQSPRTRPPSPGAMKQRPPSPQPTSAKPPPIQKPALTPTGPPTLRKRDSKPKELCPVQAVAPQSTDATQTSATSSPTPAASAPTSKTKEKDDSKAMAGTNSAAEAAKILAENRRLAREQKEREEQLRIQREEEEKLRKEEEARLAEEARLKRVEEEKRLAEERKKKEEEDAVRAEEEKERLAAEEVLKQAELQKEREEAEAKAQEEAERVRQERDRIMQQNQQERMERKKRIEEIMKRTRKGDQSDLKRDDDKGLQEDIEEEDVDQIDEIDCETKVDDTAQTGDVAMETDIANRDECGLSSGEPMAEREEPLGSVNGKPETDDKENNNGISTDETQAVSLLTCLPPSPLSSPVPKGRLVEGSEFLNEQDSTKVGLVPGLNGKPSTWSFEELIDLSVHSKGRPLIEAEDCNQGLINCDGSPDGTRVAFEDKGTPVNTLHSSSQPIEALSEM; encoded by the exons CTGCAGCCGCACAGGCACAAGCAGAGGAGCGGCGCAGCCTAGCAGGGAACAGCCCAGGACCTACAACCAACACATCAGCTAAACCTCAGGGGTCTAGGCCAG tcatTGACGGCGGCGCACTTAGAATAGACGACCGACTGCGAGTGGCAAAAGAGAGGCGAGACGAGGCAGACAAACAACAAG CTTTGCGAGAGTCTCAGATTCTCGAGCGGGAGCGTAAGGCCAAGCTGCAAGTGGAACGTCAGATGGAGGAGCGTCAGAAGAAGGTTGAGGAACAGCGCaagaaggaggagcagagacGCTCAgctgtggaggagaagaggaagcagaaacaagaggaggagaag GAGCACTATGAGGCGGTGATGCGGCGGACGTTGGAGCGTAGCCAGCGAGTGGAGCAGAGGCAGAAGAGGTGGTCCTGGGGCGGACTGTCCACAGACTCAGACGGACGAACGG GAGACTCTGATGCCAGCGCCTCATCACCAGTAGCTATAGTAATCTCCCCTGCCTCGCCAGAAAAGCCCCAGAGGAAACAACAAG TGGACAAGCGCTCCACGTCCACCATGAACCTGAAACAGCCGTCTGAGGCTGGTATCAGCAAACgtctatcctcctcctctgccaccCTCGTCAAATCTCCTGACAAAA GTGCTAAGCGGAGGAGTTCATCTTGTAACCGGTTGCCTAGCAACGGCAATGCTGCTCAGGCCGCTAAGGAAGACAGCAAAAAGCCTCAGGTGGAACAGACAG GCCCCTCCCTGAAGAAGAGAAGCTCCTCCCTCACACGAGTAGGTGTGGGCAGAGCACAGACCCCTGCCAAGCCTGATAAGGGGACGACGGATGATCAAG CCTCTGCCAGCCCCCTGCACCCAACCCGTGGACCCCTGCGCAGCCGCAGCATCGACCGGCAGAAGAGCGGCATGACCACCTCCGCCTCGGCCGACGGAGCCCTAGATCGCTCGCTG AAGGACAAGCGGTTTACATCGCCTGGGGGGCAACGTCCCGCCTCACCCTCCAGTACCCTGGGACGCCACCGTTCACCCTCCCCagcccccatccccaccccaaAGAGGACTCCCTCCCCAGCAGCAACCAA GCAAAGTCCCAGGACCCGCCCCCCTTCACCTGGTGCAATGAAACAACGTCCCCCATCCCCCCAGCCCACGTCAGCCAAACCCCCGCCTATCCAGAAGCCCGCTCTCACCCCAACAGGGCCCCCCACATTGCGCAAGAGGGACTCCAAGCCCAAGGAGCTGTGCCCTGTCCAGGCTGTGGCCCCGCAGTCTACTGATGCCACCCAGACCAGCGCCACCTCCAGCCCCACCCCTGCCGCCTCGGCCCCCACCAGCAAGACCAAAGAGAAAGATG ACTCCAAGGCCATGGCGGGAACCAACTCAGCCGCTGAGGCAGCGAAGATCCTGGCGGAGAACCGCAGACTGGCACGagagcagaaggagagagaggagcagctcagaatacagagagaggaagaagagaa gctgagaaaggaagaggaggcgcGTTTAGCGGAGGAGGCTCGATTGAAACgcgtggaggaggagaagaggctggcagaagagaggaaaaagaaagaggaggaagacgctgtcagagcagaagaggagaaagagagactggctGCAGAGGAGGTGCTGAAACAGGCCGAGCTCCAGAAGGAGCGTGAGGAGGCTGAGGCCAAGGcccaggaggaggcagagagagtccGTCAGGAGAGAGACCGCATCATGCAGCAGAACCAGCAAGAGCgcatggagaggaagaag AGAATTGAGGAAATAATGAAGAGAACTAGAAAAGGAGACCAAAGCGACCTGAAG AGAGATGACGATAAAGGCTTGCAGGAGGATATTGAAGAGGAGGATGTGGACCAGATTGACGAGATTGACTGTGAAACCAAGG TGGATGACACAGCCCAGACAGGGGACGTCGCCATGGAGACAGACATAGCCAACAGAGATGAGTGTGGCCTGTCCTCTGGCGAGCCAATGGCAGAGCGAGAAGAGCCCCTGGGCAGCGTGAATGGAAAGCCAGAGACAGACGACAAGGAGAATAATAATGGCATAAGCACAGATGAGACTCAGGCAGTTAG TCTGCTTAcctgcctccctccatctcccctctccagTCCAGTGCCTAAGGGCCGTCTTGTGGAGGGCTCGGAGTTCCTGAATGAGCAGGACTCCACCAAGGTGGGGCTGGTCCCGGGCCTCAACGGTAAGCCCAGCACCTGGAGCTTCGAGGAGCTCATCGACCTCAGCGTCCACTCAAAGGGTCGGCCCCTCATCGAGGCCGAGGACTGTAACCAGGGCTTGATCAACTGTGACGGGAGCCCAGATGGGACCAGGGTAGCCTTTGAGGACAAGGGAACCCCTGTCAACACCCTGCATTCCTCCAGTCAGCCCATAGAAGCCCTGTCAG AGATGTGA
- the map7d3 gene encoding uncharacterized protein map7d3 isoform X2 has translation MAEGATSLKGLRAQMAAAAQAQAEERRSLAGNSPGPTTNTSAKPQGSRPVIDGGALRIDDRLRVAKERRDEADKQQALRESQILERERKAKLQVERQMEERQKKVEEQRKKEEQRRSAVEEKRKQKQEEEKEHYEAVMRRTLERSQRVEQRQKRWSWGGLSTDSDGRTGDSDASASSPVAIVISPASPEKPQRKQQVDKRSTSTMNLKQPSEAGISKRLSSSSATLVKSPDKSAKRRSSSCNRLPSNGNAAQAAKEDSKKPQVEQTGPSLKKRSSSLTRVGVGRAQTPAKPDKGTTDDQASASPLHPTRGPLRSRSIDRQKSGMTTSASADGALDRSLKDKRFTSPGGQRPASPSSTLGRHRSPSPAPIPTPKRTPSPAATKQSPRTRPPSPGAMKQRPPSPQPTSAKPPPIQKPALTPTGPPTLRKRDSKPKELCPVQAVAPQSTDATQTSATSSPTPAASAPTSKTKEKDDSKAMAGTNSAAEAAKILAENRRLAREQKEREEQLRIQREEEEKLRKEEEARLAEEARLKRVEEEKRLAEERKKKEEEDAVRAEEEKERLAAEEVLKQAELQKEREEAEAKAQEEAERVRQERDRIMQQNQQERMERKKRIEEIMKRTRKGDQSDLKRDDDKGLQEDIEEEDVDQIDEIDCETKVDDTAQTGDVAMETDIANRDECGLSSGEPMAEREEPLGSVNGKPETDDKENNNGISTDETQAVSPVPKGRLVEGSEFLNEQDSTKVGLVPGLNGKPSTWSFEELIDLSVHSKGRPLIEAEDCNQGLINCDGSPDGTRVAFEDKGTPVNTLHSSSQPIEALSEM, from the exons CTGCAGCCGCACAGGCACAAGCAGAGGAGCGGCGCAGCCTAGCAGGGAACAGCCCAGGACCTACAACCAACACATCAGCTAAACCTCAGGGGTCTAGGCCAG tcatTGACGGCGGCGCACTTAGAATAGACGACCGACTGCGAGTGGCAAAAGAGAGGCGAGACGAGGCAGACAAACAACAAG CTTTGCGAGAGTCTCAGATTCTCGAGCGGGAGCGTAAGGCCAAGCTGCAAGTGGAACGTCAGATGGAGGAGCGTCAGAAGAAGGTTGAGGAACAGCGCaagaaggaggagcagagacGCTCAgctgtggaggagaagaggaagcagaaacaagaggaggagaag GAGCACTATGAGGCGGTGATGCGGCGGACGTTGGAGCGTAGCCAGCGAGTGGAGCAGAGGCAGAAGAGGTGGTCCTGGGGCGGACTGTCCACAGACTCAGACGGACGAACGG GAGACTCTGATGCCAGCGCCTCATCACCAGTAGCTATAGTAATCTCCCCTGCCTCGCCAGAAAAGCCCCAGAGGAAACAACAAG TGGACAAGCGCTCCACGTCCACCATGAACCTGAAACAGCCGTCTGAGGCTGGTATCAGCAAACgtctatcctcctcctctgccaccCTCGTCAAATCTCCTGACAAAA GTGCTAAGCGGAGGAGTTCATCTTGTAACCGGTTGCCTAGCAACGGCAATGCTGCTCAGGCCGCTAAGGAAGACAGCAAAAAGCCTCAGGTGGAACAGACAG GCCCCTCCCTGAAGAAGAGAAGCTCCTCCCTCACACGAGTAGGTGTGGGCAGAGCACAGACCCCTGCCAAGCCTGATAAGGGGACGACGGATGATCAAG CCTCTGCCAGCCCCCTGCACCCAACCCGTGGACCCCTGCGCAGCCGCAGCATCGACCGGCAGAAGAGCGGCATGACCACCTCCGCCTCGGCCGACGGAGCCCTAGATCGCTCGCTG AAGGACAAGCGGTTTACATCGCCTGGGGGGCAACGTCCCGCCTCACCCTCCAGTACCCTGGGACGCCACCGTTCACCCTCCCCagcccccatccccaccccaaAGAGGACTCCCTCCCCAGCAGCAACCAA GCAAAGTCCCAGGACCCGCCCCCCTTCACCTGGTGCAATGAAACAACGTCCCCCATCCCCCCAGCCCACGTCAGCCAAACCCCCGCCTATCCAGAAGCCCGCTCTCACCCCAACAGGGCCCCCCACATTGCGCAAGAGGGACTCCAAGCCCAAGGAGCTGTGCCCTGTCCAGGCTGTGGCCCCGCAGTCTACTGATGCCACCCAGACCAGCGCCACCTCCAGCCCCACCCCTGCCGCCTCGGCCCCCACCAGCAAGACCAAAGAGAAAGATG ACTCCAAGGCCATGGCGGGAACCAACTCAGCCGCTGAGGCAGCGAAGATCCTGGCGGAGAACCGCAGACTGGCACGagagcagaaggagagagaggagcagctcagaatacagagagaggaagaagagaa gctgagaaaggaagaggaggcgcGTTTAGCGGAGGAGGCTCGATTGAAACgcgtggaggaggagaagaggctggcagaagagaggaaaaagaaagaggaggaagacgctgtcagagcagaagaggagaaagagagactggctGCAGAGGAGGTGCTGAAACAGGCCGAGCTCCAGAAGGAGCGTGAGGAGGCTGAGGCCAAGGcccaggaggaggcagagagagtccGTCAGGAGAGAGACCGCATCATGCAGCAGAACCAGCAAGAGCgcatggagaggaagaag AGAATTGAGGAAATAATGAAGAGAACTAGAAAAGGAGACCAAAGCGACCTGAAG AGAGATGACGATAAAGGCTTGCAGGAGGATATTGAAGAGGAGGATGTGGACCAGATTGACGAGATTGACTGTGAAACCAAGG TGGATGACACAGCCCAGACAGGGGACGTCGCCATGGAGACAGACATAGCCAACAGAGATGAGTGTGGCCTGTCCTCTGGCGAGCCAATGGCAGAGCGAGAAGAGCCCCTGGGCAGCGTGAATGGAAAGCCAGAGACAGACGACAAGGAGAATAATAATGGCATAAGCACAGATGAGACTCAGGCAGTTAG TCCAGTGCCTAAGGGCCGTCTTGTGGAGGGCTCGGAGTTCCTGAATGAGCAGGACTCCACCAAGGTGGGGCTGGTCCCGGGCCTCAACGGTAAGCCCAGCACCTGGAGCTTCGAGGAGCTCATCGACCTCAGCGTCCACTCAAAGGGTCGGCCCCTCATCGAGGCCGAGGACTGTAACCAGGGCTTGATCAACTGTGACGGGAGCCCAGATGGGACCAGGGTAGCCTTTGAGGACAAGGGAACCCCTGTCAACACCCTGCATTCCTCCAGTCAGCCCATAGAAGCCCTGTCAG AGATGTGA